Proteins encoded together in one Lathyrus oleraceus cultivar Zhongwan6 chromosome 5, CAAS_Psat_ZW6_1.0, whole genome shotgun sequence window:
- the LOC127086723 gene encoding ATP-dependent helicase rhp16 isoform X2, giving the protein MVQVPQQPLPIDLTGNKMKVDGRRSRKKEKPVLIWQVREKELDIFVQMIMSQEQHMNHRANDYESEMLNETAEASSDFIVPLLRFQKEWLAWALDQERIFEGGVLADEMGMGKTIEAIALVLAKRELQRNGFVFSQPPLPSSSEALPLIEGTLVICPVVAITQWVNEIDRCTLKGSTKVLVYHGADRIKNWKQFSKYDFVITSYTIVESECRNMSNWRGRNCEGPSIVRQEKRKKNISNVVPALHAVKWQRIILDEAHYIKDKHSNTTQAVFALESTYKWALSGTPFQNRPGELYPLIRFLQINPYSYYFCKRCDCRVLHHRYELCSDCSHGSGDHFSWWNKYIAKPIENSRYNDAHGKEAMILLNHKIFKKLVLRRTKIGRASDVALPPTTVSVRRDFLDREELDYYETLYKEFQAKLDRYFRENTMGDHRVEIVDLITRLRQVTNHRYLVEFSQKEELNAEDLASSAADKQESGICHKPEEDPVDLTSNKDVRDDDDKIMVKYFRSSRILKNIELENFQTSTKLEALREEIRFMIERDGSAKGIVFSQFTSFLDLIYYSLYKSGVSCVLLNGSMSRAARDAVVKRFNVEPNCRILLMTLKAGGIALNLTVASHVFIMDPWWNPALELQAQDRIHRIGQYKPTRVVKFVIADTVEEKILKVLEKKRLVAQGILDGSSEAMEQLSVSDFQTMFGK; this is encoded by the exons ATGGTTCAGGTTCCGCAGCAGCCACTTCCCATTGATTTAACAGGAAATAAAATGAAGGTAGATGGAAGGAGGTCAAGAAAAAAGGAAAAGCCAGTGTTAATATGGCAAGTGAGGGAAAAGGAGCTAGACATATTTGTTCAAATGATAATGTCACAAGAACAACACATGAACCATAGGGCAAACGATTATGAGAGTGAAATGTTGAATGAAACTGCGGAGGCCTCCTCTGATTTCATTGTACCTTTGCTTAGATTCCAAAAGGAATGGTTGGCTTGGGCTTTGGATCAGGAACGAATTTTTGAAGGTGGAGTGCTTGCAGATGAAATGGGAATGGGAAAGACCATTGAAGCAATTGCCCTTGTCCTTGCCAAACGGGAACTCCAGCGAAATGGATTTGTATTTTCACAACCACCTTTACCATCTTCTTCTGAAGCGTTGCCTTTGATCGAAGGAACTCTTGTCATTTGCCCCGTGGTAGCTATCACTCAGTGGGTCAATGAGATTGACCGATGTACTTTGAAAGGAAGTACCAAGGTTCTAGTTTATCATGGGGCTGACAGAATTAAGAATTGGAAACAGTTCTCCAAGTATGATTTTGTGATAACTTCATACACTATTGTTGAATCTGAGTGCAGGAACATGTCAAATTGGCGTGGGAGAAATTGTGAAGGACCTAGTATTGTTAGACAAGAAAAACGTAAGAAAAATATATCAAATGTTGTGCCAGCCCTACATGCTGTAAAGTGGCAGCGGATCATACTGGATGAG GCACATTATATAAAAGATAAACATTCTAATACCACTCAAGCAGTTTTTGCTTTAGAATCTACATACAAATGGGCATTAAGTGGCACTCCGTTTCAGAACCGTCCTGGAGAGTTGTATCCTCTG ATAAGGTTCCTACAGATAAATCCTTATTCCTATTACTTTTGCAAACGCTGTGATTGTAGAGTTCTTCATCATAG GTATGAATTATGTTCAGACTGCTCCCATGGGTCTGGGGATCATTTCAGTTGGTGGAATAAA TACATTGCTAAACCAATTGAAAATTCTCGATACAATGATGCTCATGGGAAAGAAGCTATGATATTGCTCAATCAcaaaatttttaaaaaattagtACTTAGGCGCACCAAAATAGGCAGGGCTTCTGATGTTGCACTTCCACCTACAACT GTTTCAGTGAGAAGGGATTTCTTGGATAGAGAAGAGCTCGACTATTATGAAACATTATACAAGGAATTTCAAGCAAAACTTGATAG ATATTTTAGAGAAAATACTATGGGGGATCACCGTGTTGAAATCGTTGACCTGATCACACGGCTGCGTCAG GTAACAAATCATCGATACCTTGTGGAATTTTCTCAAAAAGAGGAGTTAAATGCTGAAGATCTGGCAAGTAGTGCAGCTGACAAACAAGAAAGTGGCATTTGTCATAAGCCAGAAGAAGATCCTGTTGATTTAACTTCCAACAAGGATGTTAGGGATGACGATGATAAAATCATGGTTAAATATTTCAGATCCTCAAGAATTTTAAAAAACATTGAGCTTGAGAACTTTCAGACAAGCACTAAATTAGAGGCTTTG AGAGAAGAAATAAGATTCATGATTGAAAGAGATGGTTCTGCAAAAGGGATTGTTTTTAGCCAATTCACATCATTCTTAGATCTTATATACTACTCTCTGTACAAG TCTGGAGTATCTTGCGTTCTGTTGAATGGAAGCATGTCACGAGCAGCACGGGATGCTGTTGTTAAAAGATTTAATGTTGAACCAAATTGCAGAATTTTGCTCATGACCTTGAAGGCTGGTGGTATTGCACTCAATTTGACAGTAGCATCACAT GTTTTCATTATGGACCCTTGGTGGAATCCAGCTTTAGAGCTTCAGGCTCAAGACAGAATTCACCGAATAGGGCAATATAAACCTACAAG GGTTGTGAAGTTTGTCATTGCAGACACAGTTGAGGAGAAGATTTTGAAGGTCCTGGAGAAGAAGAGACTAGTTGCTCAAGG GATTTTAGACGGTTCTTCTGAAGCTATGGAGCAATTGTCAGTTTCTGACTTCCAAACTATGTTTGGTAAATGA
- the LOC127086723 gene encoding ATP-dependent helicase rhp16 isoform X1, producing MVLRRSQRISNAKSSGLILSSYVEEDSDYEEEESDIEVIENNEPPMVQVPQQPLPIDLTGNKMKVDGRRSRKKEKPVLIWQVREKELDIFVQMIMSQEQHMNHRANDYESEMLNETAEASSDFIVPLLRFQKEWLAWALDQERIFEGGVLADEMGMGKTIEAIALVLAKRELQRNGFVFSQPPLPSSSEALPLIEGTLVICPVVAITQWVNEIDRCTLKGSTKVLVYHGADRIKNWKQFSKYDFVITSYTIVESECRNMSNWRGRNCEGPSIVRQEKRKKNISNVVPALHAVKWQRIILDEAHYIKDKHSNTTQAVFALESTYKWALSGTPFQNRPGELYPLIRFLQINPYSYYFCKRCDCRVLHHRYELCSDCSHGSGDHFSWWNKYIAKPIENSRYNDAHGKEAMILLNHKIFKKLVLRRTKIGRASDVALPPTTVSVRRDFLDREELDYYETLYKEFQAKLDRYFRENTMGDHRVEIVDLITRLRQVTNHRYLVEFSQKEELNAEDLASSAADKQESGICHKPEEDPVDLTSNKDVRDDDDKIMVKYFRSSRILKNIELENFQTSTKLEALREEIRFMIERDGSAKGIVFSQFTSFLDLIYYSLYKSGVSCVLLNGSMSRAARDAVVKRFNVEPNCRILLMTLKAGGIALNLTVASHVFIMDPWWNPALELQAQDRIHRIGQYKPTRVVKFVIADTVEEKILKVLEKKRLVAQGILDGSSEAMEQLSVSDFQTMFGK from the exons ATGGTGCTTCGTCGTAGCCAACGCATTTCCAACGCAAAATCTTCTG GACTAATTTTGAGTAGTTACGTGGAAGAAGATAGTGATTATGAGGAAGAAGAGAGTGACATTGAAGTAATAGAGAACAATGAACCGCCAATGGTTCAGGTTCCGCAGCAGCCACTTCCCATTGATTTAACAGGAAATAAAATGAAGGTAGATGGAAGGAGGTCAAGAAAAAAGGAAAAGCCAGTGTTAATATGGCAAGTGAGGGAAAAGGAGCTAGACATATTTGTTCAAATGATAATGTCACAAGAACAACACATGAACCATAGGGCAAACGATTATGAGAGTGAAATGTTGAATGAAACTGCGGAGGCCTCCTCTGATTTCATTGTACCTTTGCTTAGATTCCAAAAGGAATGGTTGGCTTGGGCTTTGGATCAGGAACGAATTTTTGAAGGTGGAGTGCTTGCAGATGAAATGGGAATGGGAAAGACCATTGAAGCAATTGCCCTTGTCCTTGCCAAACGGGAACTCCAGCGAAATGGATTTGTATTTTCACAACCACCTTTACCATCTTCTTCTGAAGCGTTGCCTTTGATCGAAGGAACTCTTGTCATTTGCCCCGTGGTAGCTATCACTCAGTGGGTCAATGAGATTGACCGATGTACTTTGAAAGGAAGTACCAAGGTTCTAGTTTATCATGGGGCTGACAGAATTAAGAATTGGAAACAGTTCTCCAAGTATGATTTTGTGATAACTTCATACACTATTGTTGAATCTGAGTGCAGGAACATGTCAAATTGGCGTGGGAGAAATTGTGAAGGACCTAGTATTGTTAGACAAGAAAAACGTAAGAAAAATATATCAAATGTTGTGCCAGCCCTACATGCTGTAAAGTGGCAGCGGATCATACTGGATGAG GCACATTATATAAAAGATAAACATTCTAATACCACTCAAGCAGTTTTTGCTTTAGAATCTACATACAAATGGGCATTAAGTGGCACTCCGTTTCAGAACCGTCCTGGAGAGTTGTATCCTCTG ATAAGGTTCCTACAGATAAATCCTTATTCCTATTACTTTTGCAAACGCTGTGATTGTAGAGTTCTTCATCATAG GTATGAATTATGTTCAGACTGCTCCCATGGGTCTGGGGATCATTTCAGTTGGTGGAATAAA TACATTGCTAAACCAATTGAAAATTCTCGATACAATGATGCTCATGGGAAAGAAGCTATGATATTGCTCAATCAcaaaatttttaaaaaattagtACTTAGGCGCACCAAAATAGGCAGGGCTTCTGATGTTGCACTTCCACCTACAACT GTTTCAGTGAGAAGGGATTTCTTGGATAGAGAAGAGCTCGACTATTATGAAACATTATACAAGGAATTTCAAGCAAAACTTGATAG ATATTTTAGAGAAAATACTATGGGGGATCACCGTGTTGAAATCGTTGACCTGATCACACGGCTGCGTCAG GTAACAAATCATCGATACCTTGTGGAATTTTCTCAAAAAGAGGAGTTAAATGCTGAAGATCTGGCAAGTAGTGCAGCTGACAAACAAGAAAGTGGCATTTGTCATAAGCCAGAAGAAGATCCTGTTGATTTAACTTCCAACAAGGATGTTAGGGATGACGATGATAAAATCATGGTTAAATATTTCAGATCCTCAAGAATTTTAAAAAACATTGAGCTTGAGAACTTTCAGACAAGCACTAAATTAGAGGCTTTG AGAGAAGAAATAAGATTCATGATTGAAAGAGATGGTTCTGCAAAAGGGATTGTTTTTAGCCAATTCACATCATTCTTAGATCTTATATACTACTCTCTGTACAAG TCTGGAGTATCTTGCGTTCTGTTGAATGGAAGCATGTCACGAGCAGCACGGGATGCTGTTGTTAAAAGATTTAATGTTGAACCAAATTGCAGAATTTTGCTCATGACCTTGAAGGCTGGTGGTATTGCACTCAATTTGACAGTAGCATCACAT GTTTTCATTATGGACCCTTGGTGGAATCCAGCTTTAGAGCTTCAGGCTCAAGACAGAATTCACCGAATAGGGCAATATAAACCTACAAG GGTTGTGAAGTTTGTCATTGCAGACACAGTTGAGGAGAAGATTTTGAAGGTCCTGGAGAAGAAGAGACTAGTTGCTCAAGG GATTTTAGACGGTTCTTCTGAAGCTATGGAGCAATTGTCAGTTTCTGACTTCCAAACTATGTTTGGTAAATGA
- the LOC127086723 gene encoding ATP-dependent helicase rhp16 isoform X3 — MVLRRSQRISNAKSSGLILSSYVEEDSDYEEEESDIEVIENNEPPMVQVPQQPLPIDLTGNKMKVDGRRSRKKEKPVLIWQVREKELDIFVQMIMSQEQHMNHRANDYESEMLNETAEASSDFIVPLLRFQKEWLAWALDQERIFEGGVLADEMGMGKTIEAIALVLAKRELQRNGFVFSQPPLPSSSEALPLIEGTLVICPVVAITQWVNEIDRCTLKGSTKVLVYHGADRIKNWKQFSKYDFVITSYTIVESECRNMSNWRGRNCEGPSIVRQEKRKKNISNVVPALHAVKWQRIILDEAHYIKDKHSNTTQAVFALESTYKWALSGTPFQNRPGELYPLIRFLQINPYSYYFCKRCDCRVLHHRYELCSDCSHGSGDHFSWWNKYIAKPIENSRYNDAHGKEAMILLNHKIFKKLVLRRTKIGRASDVALPPTTVSVRRDFLDREELDYYETLYKEFQAKLDRYFRENTMGDHRVEIVDLITRLRQVTNHRYLVEFSQKEELNAEDLASSAADKQESGICHKPEEDPVDLTSNKDVRDDDDKIMVKYFRSSRILKNIELENFQTSTKLEALREEIRFMIERDGSAKGIVFSQFTSFLDLIYYSLYKSGVSCVLFY; from the exons ATGGTGCTTCGTCGTAGCCAACGCATTTCCAACGCAAAATCTTCTG GACTAATTTTGAGTAGTTACGTGGAAGAAGATAGTGATTATGAGGAAGAAGAGAGTGACATTGAAGTAATAGAGAACAATGAACCGCCAATGGTTCAGGTTCCGCAGCAGCCACTTCCCATTGATTTAACAGGAAATAAAATGAAGGTAGATGGAAGGAGGTCAAGAAAAAAGGAAAAGCCAGTGTTAATATGGCAAGTGAGGGAAAAGGAGCTAGACATATTTGTTCAAATGATAATGTCACAAGAACAACACATGAACCATAGGGCAAACGATTATGAGAGTGAAATGTTGAATGAAACTGCGGAGGCCTCCTCTGATTTCATTGTACCTTTGCTTAGATTCCAAAAGGAATGGTTGGCTTGGGCTTTGGATCAGGAACGAATTTTTGAAGGTGGAGTGCTTGCAGATGAAATGGGAATGGGAAAGACCATTGAAGCAATTGCCCTTGTCCTTGCCAAACGGGAACTCCAGCGAAATGGATTTGTATTTTCACAACCACCTTTACCATCTTCTTCTGAAGCGTTGCCTTTGATCGAAGGAACTCTTGTCATTTGCCCCGTGGTAGCTATCACTCAGTGGGTCAATGAGATTGACCGATGTACTTTGAAAGGAAGTACCAAGGTTCTAGTTTATCATGGGGCTGACAGAATTAAGAATTGGAAACAGTTCTCCAAGTATGATTTTGTGATAACTTCATACACTATTGTTGAATCTGAGTGCAGGAACATGTCAAATTGGCGTGGGAGAAATTGTGAAGGACCTAGTATTGTTAGACAAGAAAAACGTAAGAAAAATATATCAAATGTTGTGCCAGCCCTACATGCTGTAAAGTGGCAGCGGATCATACTGGATGAG GCACATTATATAAAAGATAAACATTCTAATACCACTCAAGCAGTTTTTGCTTTAGAATCTACATACAAATGGGCATTAAGTGGCACTCCGTTTCAGAACCGTCCTGGAGAGTTGTATCCTCTG ATAAGGTTCCTACAGATAAATCCTTATTCCTATTACTTTTGCAAACGCTGTGATTGTAGAGTTCTTCATCATAG GTATGAATTATGTTCAGACTGCTCCCATGGGTCTGGGGATCATTTCAGTTGGTGGAATAAA TACATTGCTAAACCAATTGAAAATTCTCGATACAATGATGCTCATGGGAAAGAAGCTATGATATTGCTCAATCAcaaaatttttaaaaaattagtACTTAGGCGCACCAAAATAGGCAGGGCTTCTGATGTTGCACTTCCACCTACAACT GTTTCAGTGAGAAGGGATTTCTTGGATAGAGAAGAGCTCGACTATTATGAAACATTATACAAGGAATTTCAAGCAAAACTTGATAG ATATTTTAGAGAAAATACTATGGGGGATCACCGTGTTGAAATCGTTGACCTGATCACACGGCTGCGTCAG GTAACAAATCATCGATACCTTGTGGAATTTTCTCAAAAAGAGGAGTTAAATGCTGAAGATCTGGCAAGTAGTGCAGCTGACAAACAAGAAAGTGGCATTTGTCATAAGCCAGAAGAAGATCCTGTTGATTTAACTTCCAACAAGGATGTTAGGGATGACGATGATAAAATCATGGTTAAATATTTCAGATCCTCAAGAATTTTAAAAAACATTGAGCTTGAGAACTTTCAGACAAGCACTAAATTAGAGGCTTTG AGAGAAGAAATAAGATTCATGATTGAAAGAGATGGTTCTGCAAAAGGGATTGTTTTTAGCCAATTCACATCATTCTTAGATCTTATATACTACTCTCTGTACAAG TCTGGAGTATCTTGCGTTCTATTCTATTGA
- the LOC127082249 gene encoding uncharacterized mitochondrial protein AtMg00810-like, whose amino-acid sequence MFKEFKSSMKKEFEMTDMGCMRYFLGVEVTQTSYDIFICQRKYANEILKRFGLQNCSSVHNLIVPGCKLTKDVGGLKVDATTYKQMVGSLMYLTATRPDLMYVLSLVARFMEAPTTMHQQAVKRVLRYIRGTTELGMFYKRESEENLVAFCDSDYAGDLED is encoded by the coding sequence ATGTTTAAAGAATTCAAGAGCTCAATGAAAAAGGAATTTGAGATGACTGATATGGGATGCATGAGATATTTTCTCGGTGTGGAAGTCACACAAACTTCTTATGACATTTTTATTTGTCAAAGGAAGTATGCTAATGAAATACTGAAAAGGTTTGGCTTACAAAATTGTTCATCTGTCCACAACCTAATTGTTCCAGGGTGCAAACTCACAAAGGATGTTGGAGGGTTAAAGGTTGATGCAACCACATATAAGCAAATGGTGGGAAGTCTTATGTACTTAACTGCCACTAGACCAGATCTGATGTATGTTTTGAGTCTGGTGGCTCGTTTCATGGAAGCTCCGACGACTATGCATCAACAAGCTGTGAAGAGGGTTCTGCGCTACATAAGAGGGACCACTGAATTGGGAATGTTTTACAAAAGAGAAAGTGAAGAGAATTTAGTAGCTTTTTGTGATAGTGACTATGCCGGGGATCTTGAAGACTGA